GCGATGACCTCTTCTGCTCTTTCCTGTTTACCCACTGCCTCACCCATTATCCGGAGTGAACTGTACATTTCGGCTTTCTGATCCTCATTCTTCAAAGACCCGTAAGGAAATGAGATTACCGGAATGTTGGTTTTATCCTGAAGAGTGTCAGCTTCAACGGCGCTTGTTGCAGGGGGCTGGCCAGTTGTGCCGGCTCTCAAGATAACCTGTGGATTGACCATAATTATCTTTTCGGGGTCATCATTGCCTCTGAACTCGCCGATAAGGGGATAGTCCTTAAGCTGCGGGTTTGCAAGGGCATAAGGTCGGCCTTCTATCTCCGACTCCTTCTTTTCCAGGCTGTCAACTCCGACTACTCGGTCCTGGGCCTGCAGGTATACAAGGTATCGCAGGGACCCGGATCCTGAGCAGACGACCTCTTCTACGTTCTCAGGTATGGTTACACTCCTGCCGAACCCATCTGTGATTGTGGTTCCCGTAGACTCTGCTAATTCATCGGTTCCTGTGGTGATTCCTGCAGACTCTGCTGGAGCCGTGCTTATTTCGTCCTCAGAGGGAGTGGATTTGCTCGTGCACCCTGAGCTTACAACCAGGGCAGCGATAAGCACTCCTATGAAAATAATTTTAGTTAATTTAATACAGGGGGAGATTTTCATGTTACTTTCCTCTAATTTAATAGAGAATGAGTATTACATAAAGTTAACTACTTTATTCGATTAATTCTTATAAGATCAATTATTTCCAAAAATTGGTATGATTTATTGCCATTCCTTATTTATTTGGTAATATTTAATTCAATGGGCATGAACAGATCATGAATCCTCTGTGACTTTAGAAAATACAAAAATTCAGGATCAACATAGTTATAATCGAAAAGTCCAAATCGAAAAAGATTACAGTAGAAAAGTCAGAAGAAGATGGGACGAAGGTCCGAAGGAGAAGCACCTGTATTTCAATATTCAGGTTCCAACCCTTCAATCTGGGAAAAGGTTTTTTCCATTTCCACTCCTTCTTCCACGCGCTGTTTTTTTGCTTTTTCATAGTGGATTGCCTGGACTGCTACATTATAGAGTTTTTCTAGCTCATGGGCTGATTCCAGGGTAAGGAGTGAAAGGATCTGCGGATATTCTCCATTGCATACGACTATCCCCTTGAAGACATGCCCTATGGCTCCGGAAAGCTTTTCTATTTCAGTTGAGATGTCGTCTATGCTCAGGTATTTGCGGTCGCCTTTGATTATGATCATTGCCCTGCTTGCTTCTTCATAAACATTGGTTGAAAACAGAAGGCCTGAAGGAGAGAGTGCATTCTGGATTGCCGTTTTGATAGGAATTTCCTTATCAG
The Methanosarcina sp. WWM596 DNA segment above includes these coding regions:
- a CDS encoding iron ABC transporter substrate-binding protein encodes the protein MKISPCIKLTKIIFIGVLIAALVVSSGCTSKSTPSEDEISTAPAESAGITTGTDELAESTGTTITDGFGRSVTIPENVEEVVCSGSGSLRYLVYLQAQDRVVGVDSLEKKESEIEGRPYALANPQLKDYPLIGEFRGNDDPEKIIMVNPQVILRAGTTGQPPATSAVEADTLQDKTNIPVISFPYGSLKNEDQKAEMYSSLRIMGEAVGKQERAEEVIAYIDTVMEDLEKRTADIPESERKTVYVGGISNAGAHGIISTEPAYPPFLWVNANNVAAGIGTDHADIAKEALVDWDPDYIFIDIGTIQLGNEGAIGELKNDPSLKGLSAVKNGNVYGVIPYNFYSTNYESVLANAYFVGKMLYPDQFEDIDPETKADEIYTFFVGKPVFSDLNRQYDNLGFKQIPL